In the Blautia coccoides genome, TTCTTCGACTCCATAATCAGCTCCAACGCCGTTTTTGTATGGATTGAATTGTCAGAAATACAAAAATGCAAATTACGGAAAGCATATATATGATTCCTGTCACATCCAGTATACCGCCGACAAAGTTATCAAAATGATTTGCAATTGCAAATAAATCCAAAACTTTTTGAATAGCTCCCTCAAAAAGAGATGATTTTACAAAGTACAGAACAAGTGTGCCCCCTGCCAGAATAACACCTACAATTCCGGTGAGTATCGCATCTCTTGTCATCTGATAAACAATGAACGCAATAATAAGGGCAATCACCATGAAGGCCAGCATAGAACTTACTGCTGTCTGTGAAAAGAAAGATTCGATGCCGTTCATCACATAGCTGCAGAAAAGAACGCCAAAAGTCAGAACTGCCGCAATTACCTGACTTTCCGTAACAGATGAGAGAAACAGACCTACAGCAATATCCGCACATCCCAGAAAGAAAAAACCGATTACAGCGGTATATGCCATAGGATACGACACTGTCCCGTATTTTCCCATTATAAGAGGGTAAAATGCGGCAACTACTACAGGGATTGCATAGATTGTAACCATTCCCAAATACTTACCTAGTACAATTTTCCAAACTGACACCGGAGATGTAAAAAGGAGCTGATCCGTCTTATTTTTCTTCTCCTCTGCCAAAATTCTCATGGTCAGAACAGGTGTGATGATTAAAAATATAAAAGTAACTGAACTTAAAGTAGTTCCAAAATCCGGTGTTGCATAGTTTAAGTTATAAGCTGTAAAATAAATACCTAATATTAGTAATATAAATGCCATAAACACATATCCAACCATAGATGTAAGATAACTTTTTACTTCTTTTTTATATATTGCCAGCATCTTCTTCTTCCTCCCCGCTATCTGTCAGTTTCAGGAACACCTCTTCAAGTGTCATATTCGTTGACTGCATCTTTAAGATAGGATATTTGGCTTCTGCCAGAGCAAAAAATATGTTTTCCCTTACATCCTGGTCCCCTGCTATCTTTACAGTAAAATCACAGGAATCTTTTACCATGGACTCATGATAGATAAGTTCTTCAATATTGTCCACAATATCAAGGGCTTTCCTAATTTCTTCCTCAGGACCTTTTACCGTTAGCTCCAGGGAATTTGCTCCGGTCATGACTTTGCTCAGATTTTCAGGAGAATCACTGGCAACCAGTTTGCCATGGTCAATAATAAGCACATAATCGCATACAGCACTGACCTCTGAAAGGATATGTGAACTGAGGATAACTGTATGCTTTTCTCCTAAACTCTTAATCAAATCCCTGATTTCAATAATTTGTTTCGGGTCAAGTCCGACTGTTGGTTCATCCAGAATAATAATTTCAGGATATCCCAAAAGTGCCTGTGCCAGACCTACTCTTTGCTTGTACCCTTTGGACAGGTTCTTGATCAGTCTGTATTTCATCTCTTCCAGTTTAGTAGTTGACATAACTTCAGATATATTTCTATCAATTTCTCCCTTTGGAATGGATTTCAATTCCCCAACAAACTTAAGATATTCTAACACTGTCATATCCTGGTACAAAGGTGGTAGTTCAGGCAGATAACCGATACATTTTTTAGCCTTTTCAGGCTCTTCCAGGATATTATGTCCATCAATCAGAATATCTCCTTCTGTGGACGCAATATAACCTGTGATCATGTTCATAGTGGTGGATTTGCCTGCACCATTCGGCCCCAAAAAACCATAAATTTTACCTTTTTCCACGGTAAAATTCAGGTGATCCACTGCCACATGATCTCCATATTTCTTTACCAGATTCCTTACTTCAATCAAAATGTTCCCTCCTTTAATCTTGTGCTTCCAAATTCTGAGCATAACTGTTCAGCGCCTCTACAATTACAGAAAAACTCCATGTAAAATTGATATTTTGATGGAATTTTGCCTGCCGCAAAATGATTTTTCCATAAGAAGATTCTTCCACGGCCGGCGCAGTAGATGAACAGGCCTGCTAAATAGTTATTTATGACCTTTCTTATTCTATTTTTTAATTGTGATAAAAATTAGATAAGACTGTGATTTTTCTGTGAATTATTACCAGACCTTTTTTATCCAGAACTCAATTTTTTAAGCATTCTAACAAATCGAACAATAATCGACAATATCATTACAATTAAATCTCGCGTTTATTGACTTTATGTAAAAACTGTTATGTTCTCAAAAAACACCTTGCCTACTAAAATATTTTATACTTTAGAACTTTTACCAAAAAAACATTTACCTTTAAAAAACTCTTTCCTTTAAAAATTTTATTTCTTTAATAATATTTTATCTTTAAAAATCTTTACTTTTAAAAATCTTTTTTCTTCAAAAATCTCTTTCCTTTGAAAAAATCTCTTTCCTTTGAAAAAACTCTTTCCTTTGAAAAAACCCTTTCCTTTAAAAATCTCTTTCCCTTAAAAATCTCTTTCCCTTATTTTTGACTTACCCTGAAAATACCTTACTTTTACTATTGACTTACCTTAAAAATCTCTTGCCTTACTATTGACTTACTATTAAAAATGTCTTACCTTTAATATTAACTTACTTTTTAAAACACCTTACTTTTAAAAATATCTAACCTTAAAAATATTTCCCCTTTAAATGACTTATCTTTAAAAAAACACACTACCTTAAACCTATATTCAGAAGGGATAAATAAATGGACTTTTATAAAAGAGTAGAATACGTATGTGGACAAATTCCATACGGCAAAGCTGCCACCTACGGCCAAATCGCCCTTTTATGCGGCGTTCCCACACATTCCCGTCAGGTAGGCTATGCCCTAAATAAGAAACTGACGTCTTCGGATATTCCCGCGCACCGTATAGTCAACCACAGAGGGTATCTCTCAGGCTCTGCCTCCTTCACATTCCCTGATACCCAGGAATCTCTCCTGGAAGAGGAGGGCATTCCCGTCACCCGGGAGCACACCATAGACCTGAAAAAATACGGGTGGCACCACACCTTAGAAGATGCAATGCGCTTCCGCGTATACTTTGACACCCACAGCATTTAAGCTGGATAACATATAAGCTGGATAACAATGGAAAACAAAAATGAAAGGAAAAAACATGACAATAAAAGAAAATGCAGACAAACTTCTCTGTGAAACAGGACTTTTAAGTGAACTGCGGACCTACGGCGAACCCCATCCTATTGGCAGCTATCGCATGGATATGATGGTCTACAACGACCTGGATATTGACATCAGAAATGATTCCATGACTCTGGAAAAGCTTCATGATCTTACCTATTATATTTTAAAAACCTTTTCTCCTACCTGGTACGAAGCCCGTGAAGAAGTCAACGATGAGGGAAAAACCGTCTGGTTCCACGGCTTTCACGCTATTTTTATGGATGAACTCTGGAACTTTGACCTTTGGTTCTTCGACGAGGAGACTATCACCAAAGCCGAAGCTTACTGCGACGCCATAACTGCTCGCTGCTGCCGGACACCATCCTTAAAAACAGCGATTACAGCAATAAAAAAAGACCTCCTGAGCCAAGGTCTCTACCGATATGATAAATACACCAGCATGGACGTGTACCATGCCGTTCTTTCTGAAAATATTACCACCACCCAAACATTCTTGAGAAAACACCCTCTACCTATTATCTAACCATATACCTTTGTTTTCCCGCTGCTGTCATGCCCTACATATTACTTTTATCTTCTGTCGCAACACCTGACATTATACCATTTTCTTCTGCCGCCGCACCTGACATTATGCTTTTTCCTCTGTCGCAACACCTGACATTATACCATTTTCTTCTACCGCTACACCTGACATTATGCTTTTTTCCTCTGCCGCTACACCTGAAATTATACCATTTTCTTCTGCCACAACACCTGACATTATGCTTTTTTCCTCTGCCGCTACACCTGACATTATGCTTTTTTCCTCTGCCGCTACACCTGACATTATGCTTTTTTCCTCTGCTGCCATATCTGAAATTATGCTTTTTCCCCTGCTGCCACACCTGGCACAATGCTGCTTTTCTACTATCTCCCCTTTCTACAAAAATAGGGAAGACACTCCCGAAACCTCGGAGTCTTCCCTATTCCCTGCTGCCTTCAGACATCCAGCAACTGTCTCTTCAGATATCTGCCCACCACATTTGCAAAATTTCCAATATCCCGGATATAAGCAAAATCTTTCCCAAATATCTTCTTCTCTGCCTGCAGATCCTCTTCCTCCCCTGCAAACACTCCGAGAACCGCAACTCTCTTATTTCTCAGTTTCCGGACTTCTGCAGCGGTGTCTTTTACCGCAAAATCAGTACAGTAAGCTTCTTTTTTACTGTCCCGCAGACTGCCGGCGATCACATCATTTGGCCTTCCGTCACTGAGCACGATCAGAATCTTATTCTCTTCCTTCCTCATCTCAAGACTTTCTGCTGCTGCCCGTACCGCCAGCCCATCCCGGTTATTGGCAGACCCGTAAAACTCAAAAATTCTCTCATTTGCAGCTCTGTCATCCTCATAATCCCTGAACCTCTGCATGATCGTAAAATCGCCGAAGGTACAAAATCCCATGACCCTCTGGGGAATCTTTACAATACTCAGAGCTTCACTGATAATATATCCCTGAAGCGCTACAAGGGCCTGTCTGCCCTGCTGGGAACCGCTTGCATCAATCAATACCTCCACAGCAAAATCTGTGTTATCCCGTATGATTTCGCGCTCAAACAGCCTTCTGTTGTCTGTCCTTCCCAGATTCCACAGCTTTCTGGCACAGATACTTCCATATTCACTTGAAACAACTTCCTTTTCATTTCTTGTGAGAAGTGCCCGTTTCAATGTATTTGCCAGCATCTGTACATTTTGCCTGGTCACCATCTGATTCAGATTCAGCACTTTGAGATTTTCATCCCGGACTTTTTTCACATACTCCGCTTTCGCGCTGTCCTGTAATTCCCCGTGCAAAAGTCCGTCAGTAAAATGCAGACGGCTGCCCTCGTGGTTTCCCCTGCATATCTGGCAGTTCTGATGCTTCTGTTCCTGGGCAGAGAGATAACTTTTTCCATAATTACGCTCCACATACTCTTCCATCCGGGAGGAGGATTCCTCATCCAGCACGATCACATTAGCCTTGTGCCGGTTCATCATATCTTCCTCCTCCATCAGCTCATCTGTAAAAAGATTTACTTTATGTTCATCCTCACTCTCCCGAGATTCCTCCTCCAGATATTCTTTATCCGTGTACTCTTTATTCTCTTCCCCGGAATCCATGAGTTCCTCGCTGAGGCCTTTAAACTTTTTCGTAAATCCCTTTGCGTATGCAGACTCATATACACGGCTCAGACAATTCACAATTTGTGAGGTATCCTCTGCATCCTCCAAAGTACATATAAGCTCTATGAGCCTTTGATTTCTCTCATCAGCCTCTGTTCCATCCAGCATATACCGCAGATAACATGCCTCAATATTACCCCAATCCGTATGTGTGAGCCTCATGCTGTCCTTTTCCAGTGTGTCCCGCATAGCTCTGCGGCGTATGGATGATATTCCGCGCCGTTCCTTTTCCAGCTTTTTATACACTGCGCAGTCAATACACAGTTTTCCCAGTGCAAGGAGTACAGATGGCTCCCATCCCGCATAAACCCTTTTTGTTATATAAGCCTCGTATTCCTCTGTACTGAAATACCGGGCAAATCCTCCATGCCGAACAGCATCATAAAAGGCAATGTATTTTGACTTCTGCCAGGACTCCTGATCCACCTCAATGTCCAGTTCATAATCCTGACTGACCGTCCACATCAGATTCCTGACTCTGTTTTGGATGTCCAGACGGTTTGCCTCTGCTTCCCATCTCTCTTCATTTTCCATAAAATACATCTCCTCAAATGCATCTGCCTAAAATACATCGCTGCTTTTCCACTCCTCCGGTATCCGGGTCATGACTATATCAGCGATCAGCTCCCTTTCAAACGCATCAAAACATTTATCTGTGATTCCCATATCAATAGCGTCAACCGGGTTTAAACCGCCCTTGATCAGCTTCAATGCCCCGATGAGCCCCCGCATATCCACTGCTTTTGTTGAAATCTCCCCATTCTTTGCTTTAAGCTGCAAATCCAGGAAAAGTCCAGAAAACTGCTCCAGTGCCGTGTCCTT is a window encoding:
- a CDS encoding ABC transporter ATP-binding protein, with protein sequence MIEVRNLVKKYGDHVAVDHLNFTVEKGKIYGFLGPNGAGKSTTMNMITGYIASTEGDILIDGHNILEEPEKAKKCIGYLPELPPLYQDMTVLEYLKFVGELKSIPKGEIDRNISEVMSTTKLEEMKYRLIKNLSKGYKQRVGLAQALLGYPEIIILDEPTVGLDPKQIIEIRDLIKSLGEKHTVILSSHILSEVSAVCDYVLIIDHGKLVASDSPENLSKVMTGANSLELTVKGPEEEIRKALDIVDNIEELIYHESMVKDSCDFTVKIAGDQDVRENIFFALAEAKYPILKMQSTNMTLEEVFLKLTDSGEEEEDAGNI
- a CDS encoding ABC transporter permease subunit, whose product is MLAIYKKEVKSYLTSMVGYVFMAFILLILGIYFTAYNLNYATPDFGTTLSSVTFIFLIITPVLTMRILAEEKKNKTDQLLFTSPVSVWKIVLGKYLGMVTIYAIPVVVAAFYPLIMGKYGTVSYPMAYTAVIGFFFLGCADIAVGLFLSSVTESQVIAAVLTFGVLFCSYVMNGIESFFSQTAVSSMLAFMVIALIIAFIVYQMTRDAILTGIVGVILAGGTLVLYFVKSSLFEGAIQKVLDLFAIANHFDNFVGGILDVTGIIYMLSVICIFVFLTIQSIQKRRWS
- a CDS encoding MGMT family protein, translated to MDFYKRVEYVCGQIPYGKAATYGQIALLCGVPTHSRQVGYALNKKLTSSDIPAHRIVNHRGYLSGSASFTFPDTQESLLEEEGIPVTREHTIDLKKYGWHHTLEDAMRFRVYFDTHSI
- a CDS encoding cobaltochelatase CobT-related protein, yielding MENEERWEAEANRLDIQNRVRNLMWTVSQDYELDIEVDQESWQKSKYIAFYDAVRHGGFARYFSTEEYEAYITKRVYAGWEPSVLLALGKLCIDCAVYKKLEKERRGISSIRRRAMRDTLEKDSMRLTHTDWGNIEACYLRYMLDGTEADERNQRLIELICTLEDAEDTSQIVNCLSRVYESAYAKGFTKKFKGLSEELMDSGEENKEYTDKEYLEEESRESEDEHKVNLFTDELMEEEDMMNRHKANVIVLDEESSSRMEEYVERNYGKSYLSAQEQKHQNCQICRGNHEGSRLHFTDGLLHGELQDSAKAEYVKKVRDENLKVLNLNQMVTRQNVQMLANTLKRALLTRNEKEVVSSEYGSICARKLWNLGRTDNRRLFEREIIRDNTDFAVEVLIDASGSQQGRQALVALQGYIISEALSIVKIPQRVMGFCTFGDFTIMQRFRDYEDDRAANERIFEFYGSANNRDGLAVRAAAESLEMRKEENKILIVLSDGRPNDVIAGSLRDSKKEAYCTDFAVKDTAAEVRKLRNKRVAVLGVFAGEEEDLQAEKKIFGKDFAYIRDIGNFANVVGRYLKRQLLDV